One Primulina huaijiensis isolate GDHJ02 chromosome 8, ASM1229523v2, whole genome shotgun sequence genomic region harbors:
- the LOC140983036 gene encoding fructose-1,6-bisphosphatase, cytosolic, whose translation MDHEGDAMRTDLMTITRFVLNEQSKYPESRGDFTILLSHIVLGCKFVCSSVSKAGLAKLIGLSGETNVQGEEQKKLDVLSNEVFIKALVSSGRTCILVSEEHEEALFVEPSHRGKYCVVFDPLDGSSNIDCGVSIGTIFGIYMIKDDGEPTIENVLQPGKNMLAAGYCMYGSSCTLVLSTGTGVNGFTLDPSLGEFILTHPDIKIPKKGIIYSVNEGNAKNWDGPTAKYVDKCKFPKDGLPAKSLRYIGSMVADVHRTLLYGGIFLYPADKKSPNGKLRVLYEVFPMSFLMEQAGGQAFTGKQRALDLVPKKIHERSPIFLGSYDDVEEIIALYAAERQS comes from the exons ATGGATCACGAGGGAGATGCGATGCGGACAGATTTGATGACCATTACTCGGTTCGTGTTGAACGAGCAATCCAAATATCCGGAGTCTCGCGGGGACTTCACCATATTGCTCAGTCACATAGTTCTTGGCTGCAAGTTCGTTTGCTCTTCTGTTAGCAAG GCAGGTTTGGCCAAACTCATAGGGCTCTCAGGTGAGACCAACGTGCAG GGCGAAGAGCAGAAGAAATTAGATGTGCTGTCGAATGAAGTTTTCATCAAGGCATTGGTCAGCAGCGGCAGAACA TGCATCCTTGTCTCAGAAGAGCATGAAGAAGCACTATTTGTAGAACCATCCCACAGAGGAAA GTATTGTGTTGTGTTCGATCCTCTGGATGGGTCGTCCAATATCGACTGTGGTGTTTCCATCGGAACC ATATTTGGGATTTACATGATCAAGGATGACGGTGAACCAACGATAGAAAATGTGTTACAACCTGGAAAGAACATGTTGGCTGCTGGCTACTGCATGTATGGGAGCTCTTGCACG CTTGTTTTAAGTACTGGAACTGGAGTCAATGGTTTCACGCTCGATCCATCTCTTGGAGAGTTTATATTGACTCATCCTGATATCAAG ATCCCAAAGAAAGGAATAATATATTCTGTTAATGAAGGAAATGCCAAGAACTGGGATGGCCCAACTGCAAA GTATGTGGATAAATGCAAGTTCCCTAAAGATGGCTTACCAGCAAAATCTCTACGATACATTGGAAG TATGGTAGCGGATGTACATCGCACATTGCTCTATGGAGGCATCTTTCTGTACCCAGCGGACAAGAAAAGCCCGAACGGAAAACTGAG GGTTCTCTACGAAGTTTTCCCAATGTCATTTTTGATGGAACAAGCTGGAGGACAGGCATTCACAGGGAAACAAAGG GCACTTGACTTAGTTCCTAAAAAGATACACGAGCGTTCTCCAATATTCCTCGGTAGCTACGATGACGTTGAGGAGATCATAGCATTGTATGCAGCCGAAAGACAAAGTTGA
- the LOC140982519 gene encoding exocyst complex component SEC5A-like isoform X1, whose translation MSSGSDDLDEDALLQRALKEQAQRDQNYPKPSQSKPVRNYVQPSAKRGGVTGNSVPQQKKGINQQRRASMDEDDDSEVEMLSISSGDEDDRGYVAPKNRAGSGRDDDRAWDGEEPNCWKRVDEAELARRVREMRDTRAASTAQKFEKKPSAAGKKGLSSLQSLPRGMEWVDPLGLGLINHKTFRLISDNVASVPSSIDVEPLDPNAREKLNYYSEKFDAKLFLSRVHLDTSAADLESGALSLKNDLKGRTQQKKQLVKENFDCFVSCKTTIDDIESKLKRIEDDPEGSGTTRLFNCIQGVSSLSNRAFGPLFERQAQAEKIRSVQGMLQRFRTLFNLPSAIRGNISKGEYDLAVREYRKARSIVLPSHVGILKRVLEEVEKVMLEFKGMLYKSMEVPNIDLTNLENTVRLLLELEPESDPIKYYLNIQNRRIRGLLEKCTLDHETRMENFQNEIREKALSDAKWRQIQQDISQSSSVDYTLASVNSHLTGDLYPVETTGEEFNALRGRYIGQLTAVLVHHVPAFWKVALSVSSGKFAKSSQVAADAAMNNSLIKAEDKVGDSLDEVSGMIRNTLSAYESKVHGTFRDLEESTMLGPYMSDAMKEISRASQVFEAKDSAPPVAVTVLRTLEFEISKIFVTRICSWMRTSTEEISKDESWVPVSILERNKSPYSISSLPLTFRTIMIPAMDQINVMIHSLQSESTKSEDIFAQLQEIQESVRLAFLNCLLDFAGHLERIGSGLTQNRSNIESPRFQNGYSYEPVEKSSEPLPGSIVDPHQQLLMVLSNIGYCKDELTRELCGKYKHIWLQSRAKVEEERDMQDLVMSFSGLEEKVLAQYTLAKTTLIRAAAVNYLLDAGVQWAAAPAVKGVRDATVELLHTLVSVHAEVFAGCKPLLDKTLGILVEGLIDIFLGLFNENKSKDLRALDTNGFCQLMLELEYFETVLNPYFTHDARDSLKSLQGVLLEKATETAQESIDTPSHQRRPTRGSDDVMLSDERQSGSSISPDDLITLAQQYSSELLQAELERTRINTACFVEALPLNSVPESAKAAYASFRGSMDSPSRNFRGTQSFNSPSFSRQRRR comes from the exons ATGTCGAGCGGAAGTGATGATTTGGACGAGGATGCGCTGTTGCAGAGGGCGCTGAAGGAGCAGGCACAACGCGACCAAAATTACCCAAAACCGTCACAATCGAAGCCTGTACGCAACTACGTACAACCTTCAGCGAAGCGAGGAGGCGTTACCGGCAACTCGGTGCCGCAGCAGAAGAAGGGGATCAATCAGCAGAGAAGGGCATCGATGGATGAGGACGATGATTCCGAGGTGGAGATGCTGAGCATTTCATCGGGAGACGAGGATGATCGCGGATATGTAGCGCCGAAGAATCGCGCCGGAAGTGGGAGAGATGATGATAGAGCGTGGGACGGGGAGGAACCGAATTGCTGGAAGCGCGTTGATGAAGCTGAG CTGGCTCGAAGGGTTCGTGAAATGAGGGATACAAGAGCTGCTTCCACGGCTCAAAAGTTCGAGAAGAAGCCATCAGCAGCGGGTAAAAAAGGACTAAGCAGTTTACAGTCGCTTCCTCGAGGCATGGAATGGGTGGATCCTCTAGGACTGGG GCTCATTAACCATAAAACCTTTAGGTTAATCAGTGATAATGTAGCAAGTGTTCCTTCCTCAATCGACGTTGAACCTCTTGATCCGAATGCTCGTG AGAAACTAAACTATTACTCGGAGAAGTTTGATGCAAAACTTTTTTTATCAAGAGTGCACCTAGATACTAGTGCAGCAGATTTGGAATCTGGAGCTCTTTCACTAAAGAATGATCTTAAAGGACGTACTCAACAGAAAAAGCAGTTGGTTAAAGAGAATTTTGATTGCTTTGTCTCTTGCAAAACCACTATTGATG ATATTGAGTCAAAATTGAAACGAATAGAAGACGACCCCGAAGGTTCTGGAACCACTCGCTTATTTAACTGTATCCAAGGAGTCAGTTCGCTTTCTAATCGTGCATTTGGGCCTCTATTCGAGAGACAG GCCCAAGCAGAGAAGATCAGGTCTGTCCAGGGAATGTTACAGAGGTTTAGAACGCTATTCAACCTTCCGAGTGCAATCCGAGGCAACATTAGTAAAGGAGAGTATGATTTGGCAGTAAGAGAGTACCGCAAAGCAAGGTCCATTGTGCTACCTTCTCAT GTGGGAATTCTGAAACGTGTTCTTGAGGAGGTTGAAAAGGTCATGCTTGAGTTCAAAGGCATGCTTTACAAGTCCATGGAAGTTCCTAATATCGACCTAACAAAT CTTGAAAATACTGTTAGGCTCCTGTTGGAGCTTGAACCTGAGTCAGATCCAATTAAGTATTACTTGAACATACAG AACCGCAGAATTAGAGGTTTACTTGAGAAATGTACTTTGGATCATGAAACACGAATGGAAAACTTTCAGAATGAGATAAGGGAAAAGGCATTGTCTGATGCAAAATGGAGGCAAATTCAGCAAGATATAAGTCAATCT TCATCTGTGGATTACACACTGGCTTCAGTAAACTCTCATCTAACTGGAGATCTATATCCGGTTGAAACTACTGGTGAAGAATTCAATGCTCTTAGGGGAAGATATATTGGCCAGTTAACTGCTGTACTTGTCCATCATGTACCCGCGTTTTGGAAAGTGGCACTTTCTGTTTCCAGTGGAAAATTTGCCAAG TCTTCCCAAGTAGCAGCTGATGCAGCTATGAATAATTCTTTGATTAAAGCTGAGGATAAAGTGGGAGATTCCCTTGATGAAGTTTCTGGGATGATACGTAATACCCTATCAGCATATGAATCTAAG GTTCATGGAACATTTCGTGATCTTGAAGAATCCACTATGCTCGGTCCTTATATGAGTGATGCCATGAAGGAGATTTCCAGAGCAAGCCAAGTCTTCGAAGCAAAAGATTCAGCACCTCCCGTTGCTG TGACAGTATTGAGAACACTCGAGTTTGAGATCTCTAAAATTTTTGTGACGAGGATTTGTTCATGGATGCGAACTTCTACGGAAGAGATATCAAAAGATGAATCTTGGGTCCCAGTTTCTATTTTAGAAAGAAACAAGTCACCATATTCGATCTCGTCTTTACCTCTAACATTCCGTACAATCATGATCCCAGCAATGGATCAGATCAACGT GATGATTCATTCTTTGCAAAGTGAATCGACAAAATCAGAAGATATTTTTGCACAGCttcaagaaattcaagaatCAGTTAGACTTGCCTTTTTGAATTGTTTGCTGGATTTTGCTG GTCACTTGGAGCGCATTGGGTCTGGGCTTACACAGAATAGGTCAAACATTGAAAGTCCACGCTTCCAAAATGGATATTCTTATGAACCGGTGGAAAAATCATCGGAACCTCTACCAGGAAGTATTGTTGATCCACATCAACAGCTGCTAATGGTCCTGAGCAATATTGGATACTGCAAAGATGAACTTACCCGTGAGTTGTGTGGAAAATACAAGCATATTTGGCTGCAGTCAAG GGCCAAAGTTGAAGAAGAAAGGGACATGCAAGATTTGGTTATGTCTTTCTCTGGCCTTGAGGAGAAGGTCCTTGCACAATACACTCTTGCAAAG ACGACTTTGATTAGAGCAGCTGCTGTAAATTACTTGTTGGATGCTGGAGTTCAATGGGCAGCAGCACCTGCCGTTAAA GGAGTTCGAGATGCAACTGTTGAGCTACTCCATACTTTAGTATCCGTGCATGCTGAG GTTTTTGCAGGCTGTAAGCCTTTGTTGGATAAAACTCTTGGTATTCTCGTCGAAGGCCTGATTGACATATTCCTTGGTCTTTTTAATGAAAACAAATCCAAAGATCTCAGGGCATTAGACACAAATGGATTTTGTCAACTCATGCTTGAG CTTGAATACTTCGAAACTGTGTTGAACCCTTACTTCACACATGATGCAAGGGACTCTCTCAAGTCATTACAAGGGGTTTTATTGGAGAAGGCGACAGAAACCGCACAAGAGTCAATAGATACTCCGAGCCATCAGCGCCGGCCTACACGTGGGAGCGATGATGTCATGCTTTCAGATGAAAGACAGTCGGGGTCGTCTATATCACCAGATGACTTGATT ACTCTTGCCCAGCAGTACAGCTCAGAGCTACTTCAAGCTGAACTTGAAAGGACAAGAATTAACACAGCATGCTTTGTGGAGGCACTTCCATTAAACTCGGTCCCAGAATCAGCAAAAGCAGCGTACGCCTCTTTTAGAGGGTCAATGGATTCACCCAGCAGAAATTTTAGAGGCACGCAGTCTTTTAATTCCCCCAGTTTCTCCAGGCAAAGGCGTAGATGA
- the LOC140982519 gene encoding exocyst complex component SEC5A-like isoform X2 gives MSSGSDDLDEDALLQRALKEQAQRDQNYPKPSQSKPVRNYVQPSAKRGGVTGNSVPQQKKGINQQRRASMDEDDDSEVEMLSISSGDEDDRGYVAPKNRAGSGRDDDRAWDGEEPNCWKRVDEAELARRVREMRDTRAASTAQKFEKKPSAAGKKGLSSLQSLPRGMEWVDPLGLGLINHKTFRLISDNVASVPSSIDVEPLDPNAREKLNYYSEKFDAKLFLSRVHLDTSAADLESGALSLKNDLKGRTQQKKQLVKENFDCFVSCKTTIDDIESKLKRIEDDPEGSGTTRLFNCIQGVSSLSNRAFGPLFERQAQAEKIRSVQGMLQRFRTLFNLPSAIRGNISKGEYDLAVREYRKARSIVLPSHVGILKRVLEEVEKVMLEFKGMLYKSMEVPNIDLTNLENTVRLLLELEPESDPIKYYLNIQNRRIRGLLEKCTLDHETRMENFQNEIREKALSDAKWRQIQQDISQSSSVDYTLASVNSHLTGDLYPVETTGEEFNALRGRYIGQLTAVLVHHVPAFWKVALSVSSGKFAKSSQVAADAAMNNSLIKAEDKVGDSLDEVSGMIRNTLSAYESKVHGTFRDLEESTMLGPYMSDAMKEISRASQVFEAKDSAPPVAVTVLRTLEFEISKIFVTRICSWMRTSTEEISKDESWVPVSILERNKSPYSISSLPLTFRTIMIPAMDQINVMIHSLQSESTKSEDIFAQLQEIQESVRLAFLNCLLDFAGHLERIGSGLTQNRSNIESPRFQNGYSYEPVEKSSEPLPGSIVDPHQQLLMVLSNIGYCKDELTRELCGKYKHIWLQSRAKVEEERDMQDLVMSFSGLEEKVLAQYTLAKTTLIRAAAVNYLLDAGVQWAAAPAVKGVRDATVELLHTLVSVHAEVFAGCKPLLDKTLGILVEGLIDIFLGLFNENKSKDLRALDTNGFCQLMLESSTGSALSNAFTTMNSCWS, from the exons ATGTCGAGCGGAAGTGATGATTTGGACGAGGATGCGCTGTTGCAGAGGGCGCTGAAGGAGCAGGCACAACGCGACCAAAATTACCCAAAACCGTCACAATCGAAGCCTGTACGCAACTACGTACAACCTTCAGCGAAGCGAGGAGGCGTTACCGGCAACTCGGTGCCGCAGCAGAAGAAGGGGATCAATCAGCAGAGAAGGGCATCGATGGATGAGGACGATGATTCCGAGGTGGAGATGCTGAGCATTTCATCGGGAGACGAGGATGATCGCGGATATGTAGCGCCGAAGAATCGCGCCGGAAGTGGGAGAGATGATGATAGAGCGTGGGACGGGGAGGAACCGAATTGCTGGAAGCGCGTTGATGAAGCTGAG CTGGCTCGAAGGGTTCGTGAAATGAGGGATACAAGAGCTGCTTCCACGGCTCAAAAGTTCGAGAAGAAGCCATCAGCAGCGGGTAAAAAAGGACTAAGCAGTTTACAGTCGCTTCCTCGAGGCATGGAATGGGTGGATCCTCTAGGACTGGG GCTCATTAACCATAAAACCTTTAGGTTAATCAGTGATAATGTAGCAAGTGTTCCTTCCTCAATCGACGTTGAACCTCTTGATCCGAATGCTCGTG AGAAACTAAACTATTACTCGGAGAAGTTTGATGCAAAACTTTTTTTATCAAGAGTGCACCTAGATACTAGTGCAGCAGATTTGGAATCTGGAGCTCTTTCACTAAAGAATGATCTTAAAGGACGTACTCAACAGAAAAAGCAGTTGGTTAAAGAGAATTTTGATTGCTTTGTCTCTTGCAAAACCACTATTGATG ATATTGAGTCAAAATTGAAACGAATAGAAGACGACCCCGAAGGTTCTGGAACCACTCGCTTATTTAACTGTATCCAAGGAGTCAGTTCGCTTTCTAATCGTGCATTTGGGCCTCTATTCGAGAGACAG GCCCAAGCAGAGAAGATCAGGTCTGTCCAGGGAATGTTACAGAGGTTTAGAACGCTATTCAACCTTCCGAGTGCAATCCGAGGCAACATTAGTAAAGGAGAGTATGATTTGGCAGTAAGAGAGTACCGCAAAGCAAGGTCCATTGTGCTACCTTCTCAT GTGGGAATTCTGAAACGTGTTCTTGAGGAGGTTGAAAAGGTCATGCTTGAGTTCAAAGGCATGCTTTACAAGTCCATGGAAGTTCCTAATATCGACCTAACAAAT CTTGAAAATACTGTTAGGCTCCTGTTGGAGCTTGAACCTGAGTCAGATCCAATTAAGTATTACTTGAACATACAG AACCGCAGAATTAGAGGTTTACTTGAGAAATGTACTTTGGATCATGAAACACGAATGGAAAACTTTCAGAATGAGATAAGGGAAAAGGCATTGTCTGATGCAAAATGGAGGCAAATTCAGCAAGATATAAGTCAATCT TCATCTGTGGATTACACACTGGCTTCAGTAAACTCTCATCTAACTGGAGATCTATATCCGGTTGAAACTACTGGTGAAGAATTCAATGCTCTTAGGGGAAGATATATTGGCCAGTTAACTGCTGTACTTGTCCATCATGTACCCGCGTTTTGGAAAGTGGCACTTTCTGTTTCCAGTGGAAAATTTGCCAAG TCTTCCCAAGTAGCAGCTGATGCAGCTATGAATAATTCTTTGATTAAAGCTGAGGATAAAGTGGGAGATTCCCTTGATGAAGTTTCTGGGATGATACGTAATACCCTATCAGCATATGAATCTAAG GTTCATGGAACATTTCGTGATCTTGAAGAATCCACTATGCTCGGTCCTTATATGAGTGATGCCATGAAGGAGATTTCCAGAGCAAGCCAAGTCTTCGAAGCAAAAGATTCAGCACCTCCCGTTGCTG TGACAGTATTGAGAACACTCGAGTTTGAGATCTCTAAAATTTTTGTGACGAGGATTTGTTCATGGATGCGAACTTCTACGGAAGAGATATCAAAAGATGAATCTTGGGTCCCAGTTTCTATTTTAGAAAGAAACAAGTCACCATATTCGATCTCGTCTTTACCTCTAACATTCCGTACAATCATGATCCCAGCAATGGATCAGATCAACGT GATGATTCATTCTTTGCAAAGTGAATCGACAAAATCAGAAGATATTTTTGCACAGCttcaagaaattcaagaatCAGTTAGACTTGCCTTTTTGAATTGTTTGCTGGATTTTGCTG GTCACTTGGAGCGCATTGGGTCTGGGCTTACACAGAATAGGTCAAACATTGAAAGTCCACGCTTCCAAAATGGATATTCTTATGAACCGGTGGAAAAATCATCGGAACCTCTACCAGGAAGTATTGTTGATCCACATCAACAGCTGCTAATGGTCCTGAGCAATATTGGATACTGCAAAGATGAACTTACCCGTGAGTTGTGTGGAAAATACAAGCATATTTGGCTGCAGTCAAG GGCCAAAGTTGAAGAAGAAAGGGACATGCAAGATTTGGTTATGTCTTTCTCTGGCCTTGAGGAGAAGGTCCTTGCACAATACACTCTTGCAAAG ACGACTTTGATTAGAGCAGCTGCTGTAAATTACTTGTTGGATGCTGGAGTTCAATGGGCAGCAGCACCTGCCGTTAAA GGAGTTCGAGATGCAACTGTTGAGCTACTCCATACTTTAGTATCCGTGCATGCTGAG GTTTTTGCAGGCTGTAAGCCTTTGTTGGATAAAACTCTTGGTATTCTCGTCGAAGGCCTGATTGACATATTCCTTGGTCTTTTTAATGAAAACAAATCCAAAGATCTCAGGGCATTAGACACAAATGGATTTTGTCAACTCATGCTTGAG AGTTCTACTGGGTCTGCTTTATCAAATGCCTTTACTACAATGAACTCATGCTGGAGTTGA